TTCGAAACGTGTCTCTTAAAAGAAGCATTTTCGGGTATTAACTCGATGGAAGCAGTAGAAAAAGAAGAAGAAAATGTAACAGAATACTGGATCGATACAAAGTTAATAACAATAGGATTAATAGTAGGTGTTTCAATAGAAGTTCTAATAGACCTAGTAATTATAGCGACATCTGGACACAAGGTATTTTTCTAATCTTTTTTCTTTAACACATACCTAATTTTACCCCTCTCTCTAACTTCCTCCACATAACCAAGTTTAACCAATTTTTTTAACCTTCTATAAGCGGTTGCTTTAGGCAAACCGGTTTTTCTTATAATCTCAGCTAAAGTGAAAGAACCGTCTTTTAATGCATTAAGTACAAGCTTATCTCTTTCGTCTAAAACATCAGTAACTAATTCTGCATTTTCTTCCTCTGCTGATTCTACTTTTCTTGCTTCCTTCCTTCGTCTCAAGAAGAAGTAAACTATGAGAGATATTAGAACGATATCTGCGATTAAAAGCAATATAATAAGCTGGTGCTCCATGTTTTCACTTTTTTGTGAAGGTGTAGTTTCTATATAGAGTAATATAACCTTAGAAACGTTAACAAAAGTTATATTATAAAGTCCGTTTACAGCAGTAAAACTATAAGGTTATGGTGTTACGTAAGTTATAGTTGAGTTTGTAGGTAGATATATGTTTATAGTAAAGTTCTTATTTTCTTGAATTTGTATAACTCCTTTTGGTAAAATTGCCCTATAATATACATAAACTGTACCATTTCCTCTCAAAAATAAATGTCCATCAGATAAGTTGTATTCCCCACCTATAACTTTTAGACCACCAGCGTAATCACCTATAAGGTTAAACTCACTCACATTATGGAGTTCAGCTACTATTGTGCCGTTATAATAAATATTAATTATACCGCTGTCTCCTTTTGTGAGGATAGTGAGCGAAATTAAGATAATGAGGGTAATCAATAGAAATTTTAGCACAAGAAAACCTTTTGGTCAGAGGTTTATTAGCTTAGCGTTTCACCATGTTTCATTCTGAAATGGAACTAATGTTTAAATGAAATAATTAAGATAGATTATACATATGGTAAGACAATCTTTACTAATAAGTTTACTTATAGTGACATTAATTGTAAATGTAGTGTTAGGAATCGAGCTTTACACTGCCCTTCATCAGTCATCAAAACCAGTTAGTCAAGTTCCTTTAAATTTAACCGGTGTCCAGATAATAACTACGACAACGCAAACTACAACTCCTAAACAAAATACCACATCAGTAACTCAAACAACTACAACTATATCAAATCAAACATACTCGTTCTCGTTCAAAGTCAAATTCCATTTGAAGGTCGATAAGCCTGGAATTTACATTATAGGAATAAAGCCTAAAGTAAACTTCTCCTCATTATACGTATTGCTATATTTTGATGATGGTAAAACTGTGTCCTTGAACTTAAACATTACTTCAGCTAACGTAACTATTACAGATAAAGAGGTCGAAGTTACAGCTTACATATACGGTTCATCAAATGAAAACTTAACTCCTACACAGATAGTTAATGATTTAGGCTTATACTTACAGTTTGTCTCGCCTATTTCTGGAGAAGGGGAAGATTAATTATTTTCTTCTTCCTTCATTAATATATGAGAATAATAGATTTGCATGAAGATTTTGCGTATTCAGATCAAGTTGGTATTGACGTGATAAACGGTGACATTCAATCAAGTATTAAATTACTAAAAGAATTTGATGCGATAATTTTTGCATCAATATTTCCTCACGCATCTAAAGGTTTTTCTTTAGAACTTCTTCTAGATCAGATAAAATTCTATTATGATTTAGAGAAAAAAGGTCACGTGAGAATAATAAGAAGTATAGATGACTTTAATAAACCTGGGATTAAGTTTCTCCTTTCATTAGAAGGCTTGGATTCTTTGAGATCTTATGAAGATTTATATATACTGAAAGAACTCCACGTTTACAATATCGGTTTAACGTGGAATTATGATAATAAGTTTGCATCATCATGTTTTTCCAAAAAAGATTATGGTTTAACTGGTGAGGGCGAAGAGGTAGTTAAGTTAGCTAATGAATTGGGAATACTTATCGATCTAGCTCACGCGGGTAAAAGGACAGTAGTTGATGTGGCATCAATATCTAAGAAGCCAGTAATCGTTTCTCACACAAATGTGAAGAAATTAAAGGATCATAATAGAAATTTAGACGATGAAGAAATAGAGTTAGTTGTAAAAACAAGAGGAGTAATTGGAATTACTGCAATTCCTTATACCCTTAAAGAACCTACAATTCAAGGAATGGTTGAAAGTATAAAGTATATTGGAGAAAGTTACGGATGGGAATATGTAGCAATAGGAACCGATTTTTTGGGAATTAAAGAAACGCCCAAGGATTTCGAAAATATACTAAGAATTAAGGAATTAGCAAAAGCAATTGAGGGACATGAAGAGGAAGTGTTATGGAAAAATGCCTATAGGGTTATAATAGAAGTGATAAGACAATAATGATATAGTCTACTTCGTGCTATAGATAATATCTGTTAAGCATTTTACTGAAGAACTTAGGACTCAATAAATTTTTAAAATTATGATTAGATAATAAAATTTTTATGTCTTTAGTAGATCATGTATCACTTTACTGAAGAAGAAATAAATAATAATAGAATAGATTACATGAATTATGAAATTTTATCGATTTTCCTTTAAGTGTTAATCTACTTAATTTTAAAATGACTCTATATTATACTATAAGAATTCTATTTCTCTTTTTCTTTCAGATTCTTAACATAATTAAGATACTTCTTTATTAACTCTTCTCCTTTATCAGTGATTCTTATTTCAGTTCTAATTCCACTTATAGTAAATACTTTATATACTTTTATAAGACCTTCATCTTCTAAAATTTGTAAGTGAAATGAAAGTGAACTTTTAGGTAATGAACTAAAACTAAGTAATTCACTAAAACTCATTTTTTTCTCATAGTGCAAGGCAATCATTATTCCTAATCTTGCAGAGTTGGAAAAAGCTTTACTATTTAATAATTCCATCAGTTCCTTGAGCTCTCTTTCATCACTGCTCATCTTTAGCCACCTCATAACTTTCAATAATTGACTTTACTCCCGCATATATCCAAGGGAAGAAGTAGAGGTAATATAAATGATAATTTAACGATCCTAGCATCATAGACGCTATGAACGTGATTATAGCAATATAATCGTAATATCTAACTTTTCCAGTATCTCTGGCTATCTGGAAGATTTGTTCTGAGACTATTGCAGTATATATTACAATACTAACAATATAGTAAGAGAAATAATTAAATATAGTAAGAGTGTATATCCATACTCCAATAATAATAAATAATATTGCCGTGAAAAGGATATACTTAGATTTATATTCCGGAGGCTCTAAGATCTCTCTTACTCTATATGCCTTGTAGAATAATATCGACGTATAAGTTAAGTATACAAATAATATTGAGATGAACAAATAGGTTGACAAGAATTGTAAGTTAGGTATAGAATATAATATACCTATAGATACTATATAAGTAGACCAAAAAATATAGTATATACCTAACGTCTTTCTTATTTTATGTTTTAGTATCCGCTTAGCAAGTTCTTCTGCCTCTTGAATCGTTTGCTTCATTAAGTTGCACCTTTAAGCACCAATTATACCGTAAATTCTGTTTAAGGAACCTAAAGCACCAAACTTCATCCCCAAATCTCCCTTAACTATAGATACTTTCTTATCCATAATGTCA
The sequence above is drawn from the Sulfurisphaera tokodaii str. 7 genome and encodes:
- a CDS encoding helix-turn-helix transcriptional regulator, which encodes MEHQLIILLLIADIVLISLIVYFFLRRRKEARKVESAEEENAELVTDVLDERDKLVLNALKDGSFTLAEIIRKTGLPKATAYRRLKKLVKLGYVEEVRERGKIRYVLKKKD
- a CDS encoding dipeptidase, coding for MRIIDLHEDFAYSDQVGIDVINGDIQSSIKLLKEFDAIIFASIFPHASKGFSLELLLDQIKFYYDLEKKGHVRIIRSIDDFNKPGIKFLLSLEGLDSLRSYEDLYILKELHVYNIGLTWNYDNKFASSCFSKKDYGLTGEGEEVVKLANELGILIDLAHAGKRTVVDVASISKKPVIVSHTNVKKLKDHNRNLDDEEIELVVKTRGVIGITAIPYTLKEPTIQGMVESIKYIGESYGWEYVAIGTDFLGIKETPKDFENILRIKELAKAIEGHEEEVLWKNAYRVIIEVIRQ
- a CDS encoding transcriptional regulator: MSSDERELKELMELLNSKAFSNSARLGIMIALHYEKKMSFSELLSFSSLPKSSLSFHLQILEDEGLIKVYKVFTISGIRTEIRITDKGEELIKKYLNYVKNLKEKEK